The genome window ACCTTATTGGAGTCACTTAATGTGTGGAGTCGAAGAACCAAATGAAGAGACATAAGTTTAACGTGTCAAATGAACTAGATGCTGCACTTCAAATCACTCTCGTGAGAGCCCCAAAGCACACCTTGGGAGGAGACAATGATACAAAGTACATCATCAAATAATCTTCATATGACATGTGATTGTCACCCTCCACCCATTTGCCCATGTGGGTTAGGGTCCAAGGTAGGCAGTTATTAGTTGCCCTCTTGTCACCCATGTGGATAAGACACCAAAGAGAGGTTATTAAAGGTAATTAGAGATCGTCtcctcataaaatatttcatagaatattttGCCCTTTTACGAGCAGCTATAAAAGCTCCTCTTCAACACAATGAAGAGGGGGGTTATCTTTTTTGATCACTTGCGTTTACACTTAGTTGCCTCAAGTTAGGAAGTTAGAGGAATTGAGTCAAGAAATCTTTTCCAACCTTCATCTTTGTACAGATGATATCTCGGGGACTCGACGTTTCTACCTTAAAAGCACTTTGGATAACCATACGCATATAGGTCCGAACCATGTCAACAATATCTTCTctacataattaaaaatattcattTAATTTACTATGGATTAAGAATTTTTAAAcacaaaaataatttattatagattaaaaattttcaaatagaTCGCACACAAGATAATTATAAGAATTGCATTCAGGTAAGCAAAAGGAACAcagaaaaaaaatctataatatgaTAAAATTCCCTTCAGTAAATCAGCTTGTAGTCCTTTGTTTTATTCATAAAAGAAACcataaaattacaaataataaaatctaaaattCGAAAAAACCGAACAAGAATAATTTCTAAGGCTTATCAAGCTAAATGTCAATTCAATAtcatgtttattttagatttcttggcaaaaataaaataaaaaattagtaagATGAGAAGGAGAATTCCAAAGtccattaaatatattatttatcggCTAATGAATAATTTGGAtcctatatatacacatatacgtaCATATTAGACTGATATTTTCGAAACTAACCCCGGCCTAAATTGGGCCTTATATATAATTTGGGCCCAACTTCAAAGGTACATCAGAACGATCATCTCCTCTTGATTCAGAATCTATGCGGTGTTGCATACATACATCAACAAAATCTAATCTCATCATTGTGCGTGCTGCATCAGTACCGGTGCACTTCGGCAAAATGCTCGCGCACGGATATTGACGCGACCGCGACGCGGTGCTTCTCTCATGCGCGTTGGTCTCATCGCACCAAGCATCATGAGGTGGTTCACATCGGAGCTTTTAGATTAGCGTTCTCGTATGACATGTTTTAGATGAATGGCTGCTAACGAACGGAAGATTCCCGACTCCGTGGAGAAAAGTACACGTCGCGAGGAGTAAGTAGCTAAGGGCTATATCCGTCTTTTTATTCCAGGAGGCCCTCCCTATTACAAAAGAACCACTCCCACACTAATCGACGGGTGGTCATGCAATGGCAACGTCGTCATTTAGACCAAGTCTCAGGTCTATTTCTTTCAGATTTTTTCTTCAAGGCCTTcgagaggagaagagaggagaggagaggagaagagggGATCGATGAGGAGAGCGGCGACTCCGCGGGCACTCGGGAACGGACCGATGGACCGCTTCCCGGCTGCAAGGCTGGCGAAGGGCGGGCGGTGCCTTAGGATCCCGGCCAGGTCGCTCCCCATCGCCGGCGAGTTCGTGGCTCTTGGGCTGACGCCCTTCGCGTCCAGGTGCGACGTCAAGCGCGCGTACAAGCGCCTCGCGTTGAAGGCAAGCAATCTGCATCCTTTTTCTTTCTGGATTACATTTACTCCTTAGCGCTGATATATGTTTCTCTGTGGAAACAATCGTGGAGCAGCAGTTCCAAAGTCAAAGTGCATAAACGTTGACTTTTCTATGTTAGAACATGATGGATAGTTTCATATCACATTCTTATCGAAAAGGAACTGTCTATATTAGATTGAAGCTTTGGTTTGTGACCATTTCCTGTTGGTTGACTCGGCAACTCTTTTGCCAACGTGCGCAGTATCATCCGGACGTGGTGAGAGGGGACAACGGGGGCGGAGAGAAGGACGAGACGTTTAGGGAGATCAAGTCGGCTTACGAGGTAAGTGACGGAGGCGATAGACGTTTGGTGTTTCTTCCTGCATGTATCTGACGAGTGCTCGTGTAAGGTGGACAGAGCCTCATGGCCAAGTTTGAGGAAGAGAGCAACTCGGACGTGGTGGATGGCTATGGTGACGAGTGGGATGAGTGGGACGAATGGATGGGATTTGAAGGAGGGTTTCCTGTGGTGTGCAATCCTTCGTAGCTCTTGATTTgaagctgctgctgttgctgccatCTTAGTGATGCAATTTACAGATGGTCGAGTTCATGTTCGGCATTTGCAGAATAGTGTAATGTCTTGGATTCTGTTTTGTGATGGAGTTATCTTTGTCTGACACAGTCAATCGGGTCAAACCATCCCGTTTATATGTGATATATCTATTGATAATAAAACAATGTTTTATCGTTTTACGATTGATAAATAATATCTTACAATTTTTTAttgagagaaaaatatttttgatgttcttaaattttttttatatttaaagggagctaaagaaaagaatataattttttaaaaaaattatatgagaggatctataaaaaaatatatatttaagttGAGTTAACTCAGTGTTTTTAATTTTTCTCCGTGGATGTGATAGGATTTGTTGAACTTGGTCGATTTTTTAATATACTTTTTAGCTTGTTAGTCTTTGAATAttcttttgattttaattttttttcccttcatcctatacaaattatataaatatttttaaaaatatgtttttctctttgaaaaatttaaattatattgtaACATCTTAATAACTCATATTTGATTGATATCATACTAACTTATAAGTCATACTAGTTTAGTAAGATGCTAACTTACAAGCTTTTCACTATGgatctttttttttaagaaataaattaaaacgagatacaaaaataatatttttgcttGATCGAGTGAGTCATGACTCATCGACTCGACTGCCTTCCcttagaaaataatattttttttaaatataacaacacacagaaaataaaaatatcattatcaaaatttgaaatgattttattattatcaatAATCAAGGTATTTATTAGTTAACATAGTTGACATCTTTAAAATATATAACATGAAGTTTCCAAACATCAATACTTgatatataaatttagtataacatCACAAGATCTAATATAATAACCCTCAAAGCCACATAATTGTTATAAGTCtgatacataaaataaaaaaagaaatttattggaataattttttttaatatcagcAAAAGCCACATAATATTTCCCTTATGAGTAAGTTGGATTCGTCGGACCCAATGACTAAATATGAGCAAAACGTGAGGGTATTTTAGTAATTGGAGACAGATAAATGCACTTTTACGTGTTCTCGTCTTTCATTCTAGCATCGCTCGGCCGTTCCTCGCCCCAAAACCCTACCCTTTCTCTAGGGTTTCCACCGACACCCACCGTACCCATGGCCAAGCCCGGCCGAGCGCGGCCGACGAGCCCGTCGGTGTCGCCGTCGCGATCTTCGTCTCCCTCGCGCTCCTTCTCCGGCTCGGATTCCCCGTCGCGCTCCCGCTCCCGATCCCGTTCCGGgtcaccctcctcctcctcctcgccctcgcgAAGCGTGAGCTCGCGAAGCCGGTCCCCTCCCCCGCAGAGAAAGAGGTGAGTCGGTCACGTTAAATCTGTGCCCGAAACATCGCTTTGGAGACCCTCCGGAAAGTCCAAACTTTTGAGTCGGGTTTGTTGAGCTAGGAAAATGTGTCTCCGCTCGACCTTTATTTACTCTGTTCTCCATGTGTTCTTTCGTGCATGTGGTACTCTGGAGTAACAAAATCTGACGACAATTGATCACCTTTGATTTACTATTTGTTGATTTAAATATATTTGTCTTTTTTTCTTGGTGGGCGGTTTGTTGGGATCTGCATATTATCTCTGTTTGCATAAGAGTGGTTGTCTTTGTTTCCTGCTCCGCACAAAAATGCTGGTAGATATGCTGAGTCGTCTAGCATCACCTGAATCGATCAGTTGTTAGAGATATTAATCCTACTTGTGCTCCCACACGTATTTAAATTAGATTTGGTCTGCTGCAGCTGGTCTCCTGCAATTCTGCTGAGTTTCCATTCTTTTGTTCAGATGAATCCTTGATTTCTTCGAGTAGGTCCAGACCAGTTTTTGATTGATTCCTATCAGACTGCACATATGCTTGTCCATCGAGCCCTCCCTCTGTGCTTTTGGCACTATTAGGGCTTTTTGGGCATCCAATAGTACCATGAAAGTCCATCTGATTTCTTGTGGGACTTTTGTGCATTTGGCCATGTCGAATCCACTAGTCAAATGCAGTTTTAGTTTTATCAGTCTTACAATGCAATCAACATAGGTATTCAAAGCGATGAGCTTGCTACCATGTCAGAGTTGGTTCAGTGTGTTTATCTTACAAAAGTTAAAATACGGATTTCAGGTATATAatgaaaaaaattacactatagtgGACATACAATCTAGGTCTAGGTGATGTAGAATATATTTGTTTAGATCTAGGCTGAATTTGCATGGATCTAACCTAGATATGCacaaatattttttagatttatgcTAATCTAGCTTATGTCTTCACCAACCAGAAATAATGGTCTCTGCAGACCGATCCaacataaattataaattttgctttTATATGACAACATAGTAGATTGGTGCTACAAAACATGTTTTTGGTAACGCTTTCATGCATTTCTTCCTGTTTCTTCCTTAATGAGGTATGCTtagacataaatagattcacctTTAATATCCTTCCAATACGCTTTTGATGTTATTGAATGATTCTTTTGTTTAGTGATGATAAATTTACAGCAATGTGTTCACTAGTTTACTCTTGTATGTATCTTATCCATTTTGTCAAAGACTGTCAATTTCTCTGAAACAAGTTATCTCATGCATGATGATTGTCCACTCAGTCCACCTCTAACTGGTAGAAGAGCTCATTCGCCAACACCACCGCCTAAAAAAGCTTCACCAGAGAGGTATgattatatttaaaatgtgttCTGATCCTTGTTATGCACACCAAGTAAACTCTGTGAATGCTTTGAAGAATTGGTCAAACAAAATCAGGAGGATCCATATTGCTGACCCCTGAATTCCTAAAAAATCATGGATTGGTTATAAGAACCAGCCAATATATTATAGCTAGTTCTAGTTGATTGCTGTTGGTGTTGATCCTAGCTCTGCCCAATCTGAACTGATCCTATTAAATTCTTACCTAGAACCTTGATTTTATCGACTACATGCTTTACACTCATTGTACTTTTCTTTCAATTGTTATGTAAACAGTAACATAGAGCATGTCTTCAATTTCTTTGTTGAATAATTTCTTTCCCTTGCAGGCACATAGCAATGCTCAGTCATTCTTATATTGTTGCTTCAAAGTTTTTTATAATGTTTCTGTTAAAGGGATGTTTTAAATGGTGAAATTCACTGTGATTAATGAGAACTGTGGCGAGTTTAGAACTTGGAATTTTTTGTGGAGCATCCTAACAAGGTAGGCAGGTTTAGTATAAATTGAACAAGATAGTTATTCtggttaaacttttttttttggttttccaTAATTTTCAAGTAGTTTCTAAACATAAAAAAGAATGCCACGATTTACACATTGAATAGGATCTATGCAAAACACCATGACCAAGACAATTAGTTGCTTGGCCTAACAAGCGGAATACCCAAGCAGTGAACAatacaattaaaaaataattcaaaGGATAATAATTTTGCAAAGATAGAGAAGTTCTTTTAGAAATAGGATAAAGTGGACTCACATAAATATGTAAGCAGAAACAAAATTAAAGCAGAAAAGCAACATTTATCTGTACGCTTGATAATTCCTCATGACTCTCATAGAGGTTATTTACACATTTTCTTCGTGGTGGAAAGTAATTTTATATGATGGAATTTGCTTTTGCTTCAGGAAACCATCTCCAGTGTCAGAGTCTGTGGTTCTTCACATTGATCATCTGTCTAGGAATGTTAATGAAGCACATCTTAAAGAAATTTTTGGTAAGTTAATTTCGGCCCTGTTTCATTTGTTTCCAAGAGTGTAGAATTTATATAAATATGTTTTAGCTATGAGTATCCTTCACTTCTGTGTGCCAGCCACAGGCTATATATAACATTAACGAGGATCCTCTTAGTAGTGAATGAGTATGAAGATCCTTTTACCTGAAATTGATCAGTTTataaagcaagaaagaaagttgATAATTGAATATCAAAATATCCTGTGCTGATATCAGATCTTAATTGAGTTTTGAGCCATTTTAGTTTCTTTGCATatgtttttaagttcattttattGATTATATAAGTGCTTTCTGTTTTCATGCATAGGGCTTGCTAATCCATGTTATATATGTTCTTTTCAAGTATGATGGTGGGAAATTGTAATGCCATGTTATTGGCTTTGCAGGCAATTTTGGTGATGTAATTAATGTGGAACTGGCAATGGACCGCCTGGTATGTTAACAATTTCTGGTTGTAACCTATGGACATGGACACTAGTTTTTTCATCTGATCACCTGTTCTACATGCTGTTTAGGTTAATCTTCCTCGAGGTTATGGGTATGTTGAGTTCAAGAAGAGGGTCGATGCTGAGAAGGCTCTTGTTTACatggatggtgtatgtttctcatTCCTTTAAATAAAAATGTTGCAAATACATATGGTTCTTAAGCTGAGACCCTCTTGACCCAACTCTAGACACTCGAAGATCCTTTTTCAAACCTGCTTCCTTCATACTTGGATTGCAGGGCCAGATTGATGGATGTGTTGTCCGTGTGAGATTTACATTAACACAACGCCAAAAACCTTCTTCCCCCCCGAAGGCTATACCTGTGGCTGCAAAAAGAGAAGCTCCACTGAGAGATAAAGTTGGTACTAGTGCAGAAAAAGATGTTCCACTGCGTCCTAGAGAGCGTAAGTTAGCTTTTCAAATTATTCTTCTTAGCTGTACTTGGACATTCTCTTCTCCAGGAACTTATTATTTTAAGGATCTCTTTTGGGGCTCATGGTGATTTATATGCTTCTTCCACTTTTCCTTTTTGACAAATTGTGACTTATTTTCTTTCATATGAGGACTCCGACTTAAAATGGATGTGTCCAATAGCATgttgttttatttgttatttcttGTCATCGAGATTTTGCAAATTTATCTTCTTTTTCTGATTTACTATATTAGCTTCTCCACGGCGGAAACCTCTGTCACCGCCACCGAGGCGATCCCCTCCTCCAAATAGAAGAGTTAGTTCACCCAGACGTCGACCTGATTCCTCTCCTCGTCGTCGTGTGGAGTCTCCCGTACGTCGCCGAGTAGATTCTTCCCCACACCGACGTGGCGAAACACCACCTCGACGAAGAGCAGCATCTCCTCCTAGAAGACGTTCTCCTTCTCCTGCTCGAAGGCACAGGTCACCGGCTCGGTTAGTTAATTTTTTGAAGTTTTCAATGTTTTTATCATGTCAATTGGTATGTTTAATATAATTGGTATATATTTGTAGGATTTCTCCAAGAAGGGGGCGTGGGAGCCCTGTCCGTAAACGATCCCCTATTCCTCCAAGGCGGCGGTAAGTTGTCTTTTATGATAATGTATTGATACTGTGTTTTGCTGTGAATTTAAGCAAAAATTATGAATATGATGTGTCATTCAATGACACTGAAGAAAGACcaatatatgttatttttaatcacTGTCACTTGTCATGTTTTGAATTTCTTTCTGAAGTTTATCTAATAAACAGTGATGTCAATCGTCCTTCGATTGTGGAATTGATACTGGAAAATAGTGTTAATCATAATTTGTTGCAGGAATTGACATACCTATATTCTGGAGGATATAGGTGAATGTCTTATGCTGACATTCTTTGCTATTGCTTTCACAGTGTCTTTTGTTCTCAAGCATGGTATTTATGTTTTTTACATTATTTAAGTGAAAGCTCCATTAAGTTGGCCTGTTAATGGACT of Musa acuminata AAA Group cultivar baxijiao chromosome BXJ2-3, Cavendish_Baxijiao_AAA, whole genome shotgun sequence contains these proteins:
- the LOC135606520 gene encoding chaperone protein dnaJ 8, chloroplastic-like; this encodes MRRAATPRALGNGPMDRFPAARLAKGGRCLRIPARSLPIAGEFVALGLTPFASRCDVKRAYKRLALKYHPDVVRGDNGGGEKDETFREIKSAYESLMAKFEEESNSDVVDGYGDEWDEWDEWMGFEGGFPVVCNPS
- the LOC135583952 gene encoding serine/arginine-rich splicing factor SR45-like isoform X3, whose protein sequence is MAKPGRARPTSPSVSPSRSSSPSRSFSGSDSPSRSRSRSRSGSPSSSSSPSRSVSSRSRSPPPQRKRKPSPVSESVVLHIDHLSRNVNEAHLKEIFGNFGDVINVELAMDRLVNLPRGYGYVEFKKRVDAEKALVYMDGGQIDGCVVRVRFTLTQRQKPSSPPKAIPVAAKREAPLRDKVGTSAEKDVPLRPREPSPRRKPLSPPPRRSPPPNRRVSSPRRRPDSSPRRRVESPVRRRVDSSPHRRGETPPRRRAASPPRRRSPSPARRHRSPARISPRRGRGSPVRKRSPIPPRRRSPPRRPRSPPRRSPPPRRRSRSPIRRPLHSRSRSVSPRSRGRGPPPRRASSGSSYSGSPSPRKGARKISRNRSPRRPVRGRSTSNSRSSGSPPKGN
- the LOC135583952 gene encoding serine/arginine-rich splicing factor SR45-like isoform X1 — protein: MAKPGRARPTSPSVSPSRSSSPSRSFSGSDSPSRSRSRSRSGSPSSSSSPSRSVSSRSRSPPPQRKSPPLTGRRAHSPTPPPKKASPERKPSPVSESVVLHIDHLSRNVNEAHLKEIFGNFGDVINVELAMDRLVNLPRGYGYVEFKKRVDAEKALVYMDGGQIDGCVVRVRFTLTQRQKPSSPPKAIPVAAKREAPLRDKVGTSAEKDVPLRPREPSPRRKPLSPPPRRSPPPNRRVSSPRRRPDSSPRRRVESPVRRRVDSSPHRRGETPPRRRAASPPRRRSPSPARRHRSPARISPRRGRGSPVRKRSPIPPRRRSPPRRPRSPPRRSPPPRRRSRSPIRRPLHSRSRSVSPRSRGRGPPPRRASSGSSYSGSPSPRKGARKISRNRSPRRPVRGRSTSNSRSSGSPPKGN
- the LOC135583952 gene encoding serine/arginine-rich splicing factor SR45-like isoform X4, producing the protein MVKFTVINENCGEFRTWNFLWSILTRKPSPVSESVVLHIDHLSRNVNEAHLKEIFGNFGDVINVELAMDRLVNLPRGYGYVEFKKRVDAEKALVYMDGGQIDGCVVRVRFTLTQRQKPSSPPKAIPVAAKREAPLRDKVGTSAEKDVPLRPREPSPRRKPLSPPPRRSPPPNRRVSSPRRRPDSSPRRRVESPVRRRVDSSPHRRGETPPRRRAASPPRRRSPSPARRHRSPARISPRRGRGSPVRKRSPIPPRRRSPPRRPRSPPRRSPPPRRRSRSPIRRPLHSRSRSVSPRSRGRGPPPRRASSGSSYSGSPSPRKGARKISRNRSPRRPVRGRSTSNSRSSGSPPKGN
- the LOC135583952 gene encoding serine/arginine-rich splicing factor SR45-like isoform X2; translated protein: MAKPGRARPTSPSVSPSRSSSPSRSFSGSDSPSRSRSRSRSGSPSSSSSPSRSVSSRSRSPPPQRKSPPLTGRRAHSPTPPPKKASPERKPSPVSESVVLHIDHLSRNVNEAHLKEIFGNFGDVINVELAMDRLVNLPRGYGYVEFKKRVDAEKALVYMDGGQIDGCVVRVRFTLTQRQKPSSPPKAIPVAAKREAPLRDKVGTSAEKDVPLRPREPSPRRKPLSPPPRRSPPPNRRVSSPRRRPDSSPRRRVESPVRRRVDSSPHRRGETPPRRRAASPPRRRSPSPARRHRSPARISPRRGRGSPVRKRSPIPPRRRSPPRRPRSPPRRSPPPRRRSRSPIRRPLHSRSRSVSPRRGRGPPPRRASSGSSYSGSPSPRKGARKISRNRSPRRPVRGRSTSNSRSSGSPPKGN